In the Anolis sagrei isolate rAnoSag1 chromosome 1, rAnoSag1.mat, whole genome shotgun sequence genome, CTTGTCTCACTCCACCACTGTCCTTATCTCAGCCCAAGGAAATTCCAAATTCCAGCAGCATATCTGTGCAacgggaggaagggaagagggtcACTCACAAACTTTCTGGAAGGAGCAGCACTGACTCCATGGGGCTCAGTAGAGACTCCTTAGTCCTTCTCTGCATCTGATCCTAAGGATCACAGACAGAAGGTATTACTCATTGCCCAGTGTGTGGAAACACAATGTGTCATGTGTTCTCCTGGCCCAGTCCCTCTGGGCAGGGAGTCTGGTTCTGGGGTTTCAAGAGATGCATGACAGGCTGCTGCTGGGAAGTGGTGTTATGTGGTTGTGGGTCTGCAGTGCCAGATCCTGCCGGCGTGTGGTGCAAGTGCTTCCTGTACTGCACAAACATGCAGATCTTGAGAGCAATGGCCAACACATTCTTCCCCATGAAGATACCAGAGACACGGATGTCCTTGAAGAACACCATGTTACTCCCTCGAATGAAGATGGTGGTGATGTTGATGGTGAGCATGCTCAACATTGGGTAGAGCATCATGCGGTGTGGCACGATGCTGATCCCTTGCATGCTTATTTCGCAAAGTGAGACACATGGgaggaccaagagcaagatgtAGCAGTAGAAGAACATCAGGCCTTCAGCCCAAATGGGAAGCCCTTTCTTCTGGGGCTCCCAGAGGTTGGCTTGGATATCCAGCACATCCAGCATGTCGACAATGACCCAGAAGAGACGGTTACGAAGGTCCTCCTTCTTCTTGAACGTCCTGACATACTCCATGTGCTCTGTCGCCACCAGCAGCACATAGAGGGCTGGGATGCAGATGGACAGCAGAAGAGTCAATGCCTTGCGGGCCATGAGG is a window encoding:
- the LOC132761516 gene encoding transmembrane protein 121-like; its protein translation is MVPPPPINKPHVCLSTTLIMSSMVLMDAYLVEQNQGSRKLGICIMVSVGDICFLIILRYVAVWVGAEVRTAKRGYAMILWFLYVFVLEIKVYFIYQNYKADRKSLDLMARKALTLLLSICIPALYVLLVATEHMEYVRTFKKKEDLRNRLFWVIVDMLDVLDIQANLWEPQKKGLPIWAEGLMFFYCYILLLVLPCVSLCEISMQGISIVPHRMMLYPMLSMLTINITTIFIRGSNMVFFKDIRVSGIFMGKNVLAIALKICMFVQYRKHLHHTPAGSGTADPQPHNTTSQQQPVMHLLKPQNQTPCPEGLGQENT